Proteins found in one Planococcus citri chromosome 2, ihPlaCitr1.1, whole genome shotgun sequence genomic segment:
- the sws gene encoding neuropathy target esterase sws isoform X4 gives MESIKKFYSNLNLVTSQLLRNWTKKFTLPYYQNAVLLTIPVILVIFIVAVYVIRRWRSKNYIQIGGKGLMSGMMYATKPRFRKRDKVMFYGRKMLRKVKSISGQVRGGQGKKRKLMLKFAHKLLRMKRDAMPQRLKVEPPVEYLQEDLTRLDEQRVPPDAFYMLQSIRVFGHFEKPVFLKLCKHIEIMNVPAGSYLFKIGDPDENVFIVQNGKINVFVTNQEGLSISLKIVKTGDSLTSLLSFADVLTGHPKPYKTVCARALEDSTVVKLPVSGFQEVFEEYPELLIRVMQVILVRLQRVTLTALHQYLGLSTELVNPSYHKKKISLFSTSPTKHRSRECFANSDNSQSSSYHEMLAENNIESSLTYQPTTTLPPDFLGLPNLLSNTGTHKQHRRSKSGIEVRHQPDLTNDIDMSASQHHDVQPTRKKTVTGETPIDETTLIQTAVDAFVKELGLEDDSLLSGKVEIREIPAGTYLMQEESHKDVALIYLMSGTLSVYQKKMDDNEEEIHLYTVYPGEIFGGLAVLTGEQSFFTIKTKHFSRIALISKTTIYGILRERPPVVLHLADTVVRRMSPFVRQVDFALDWVFIESGRALYRQDEESDSTYIVLSGRLRSVITHSDGRKELVGEYGKGDLIGIVEMVTQTRRSTTIMAVRDSELAKLPEGLFNGMKLRFPIVVTRLINLLGHRILGSWKKPSLSPSMEINNVQSNFSTIAIVPITDDVPLTSFTYELYHSLSAIGSTLRLTSEIIRKNFGPSIMDANNEYRLISWLAQQEDHYKITLYQCDSTFTLWTQRCVRQADCILIVGLGKNPPSVCRIEKEIEKLAIRTQKELVLLHHEGANLPNNTVTWLNMRSWVSSHHHIQCNKRVFTTKSQYRINELYSKVLMSEPNIHSDFSRLARWLTGTSVGLVLGGGGARGAAHVGMIKSIQEAGIPIDMVGGVSIGAFMGGLWCMERNITTVTQKARQWAFKMTHWWRQLLDLTYPVTSMFTGRDFNATIKATFNDTQIEDLWLPYFTITTDISASEMRIHTHADIMRSQGAKFILAIDVGSQDDADFTNYGDSLSGWWLLWKRYNPFASPIKVPNLPDIQSRLAYVSCVRQLEEVKTSNYCEYIRPPIDKYRTLQFSSFDEIREVGYNHGKTYFAGLMKAGGLPFASKATEATSKSNFNNIIGSSKSQPSASALNYTFTDLAQMVCKVPREMYVEESSSSDDYEADEEDTHEVGYVSEPSASILSNVNVLRHRHTGSLSLSENELELESESEGSILHQDTTFS, from the exons ATGGAGTCCATCAAGAAGTTCTACTCTAATCTGAACCTCGTTACTTCGCAACTATTACGgaattggacaaaaaaattcaccctGCCTTATTATCAG AACGCTGTGTTGTTGACTATTCCtgtaattttggtcattttcattgTCGCTGTTTACGTTATTCGCAGATGGAGATCGAAAA ATTACATTCAAATCGGAGGAAAAGGTTTAATGTCTGGCATGATGTACGCTACGAAGCCAAGATTTCGTAAACGAGATAAAGTCATGTTCTACGGACGTAAAATGCTACGAAAG GTAAAATCCATATCAGGACAAGTACGCGGAGGACAGGGTAAAAAACGTAAATTGATGTTGAAATTCGCGCACAAATTGCTCAGAATGAAAAGAGATGCTATGCCTCAAAGATTAAAG GTCGAACCTCCTGTTGAATATTTACAAGAAGATCTCACCAGATTAGACGAACAACGTGTTCCTCCTGATGCGTTTTATATGTTGCAAAGTATCAG AGTTTTCGGTCATTTCGAGAAACcggtgtttttaaaattatgtaaacaTATCGAAATTATGAATGTACCAGCTGGATcgtatttattcaaaattg GTGATCCCGATGAAAATGTATTTATCGtacaaaatggcaaaattaaCGTATTCGTGACCAATCAAGAAGGCTTATCGAtatctttgaaaattgtcaaaaccgGTGATTCGTTAACCTCGTTGTTGAGTTTTGCTGATGTTCTCACC GGTCATCCCAAACCGTACAAAACCGTATGTGCTCGAGCTTTAGAAGATTCAACTGTTGTCAAATTACCCGTATCAGGTTTCCAAGAAGTGTTCGAAGAATACCCCGAATTACTAATTAGAGTAATGCAGGTTATTTTAGTTCGTTTACAACGAGTCACGTTGACAGCTCTGCACCAGTATCTAGGTTTATCTACCGAATTAGTGAATCCT AGTTACCATAAAAAGAAAATCAGTTTATTTTCTACTTCTCCTACTAAACACAGATCTCGAGAATGTTTTGCCAACAGCGATAATTCTCAATCTTCCA GTTATCACGAAATGTTAGCGGAAAACAATATTGAGAGTAGTTTGACGTATCAGCCAACTACTACATTACCTCCTGATTTTCTCGGGCTTCCGAACTTGCTCTCTAATACCGGTACCCATAAACAACATCGTCGTTCTAAATCTGGCATAGAAGTACGTCATCAACCAGATCTGACCAATGATATTGATATGTCAGCTTCTCAG caCCACGACGTGCAACCTACTCGTAAAAAAACCGTCACCGGCGAGACTCCTATTGACGAAACGACTCTAATTCAAACAGCTGTGGATGCATTTGTTAAAGAACTAGGACTTGAAGATGACTCACTGCTCTCCGGCAAAGTAGAAATACGCGAAATACCCGCCGGAACTTATTTAATGCAGGAAGAATCTCATAAA GACGTAGCGTTAATTTACCTGATGTCCGGCACGCTGTCAGTTTATCAAAAGAAAATGGACGATAACGAAGAAGAAATTCACCTTTATACGGTCTATCCCGGAGAGATTTTCGGAGGATTGGCAGTGCTGACCGGCGAACAGAGCTTTTTCACCATTAAAACAAAGCATTTCTCCCGGATCGCGTTGATCTCTAAAACTACCATTTATGG TATTTTAAGGGAAAGACCTCCGGTAGTTCTGCATTTAGCTGACACAGTTGTTAGACGTATGTCGCCGTTCGTACGTCAAGTGGATTTCGCTTTAGATTGGGTATTTATCGAAAGTGGACGAGCACTGTACAGACAAGACGAAGAATCAGACAGCACGTACATTGTTCTCAGTGGACGTCTGCGATCCGTTATTACGCATTCGGATGGTCGAAAAGAACTAGTTGGAGAATATGGCAAAGGAGACTTGATCGGAATT GTTGAAATGGTTACTCAAACGAGACGAAGTACCACCATTATGGCGGTTCGTGATTCCGAATTGGCTAAATTACCCGAAGGATTATTCAACGGCATGAAATTAAGGTTTCCTATCGTCGTTACCAGGCTGATTAATTTATTAGGACATCGGATTttag GATCGTGGAAGAAACCTTCGTTAAGTCCAAGTATGGAAATAAACAATGTCCAGAGTAACTTTTCTACGATAGCGATTGTACCAATCACTGACGATGTACCGCTTACTTCGTTCACTTACGAGCTGTATCATTCCTTATCAGCGATCg GTTCTACTCTTCGTTTAACTTCGGAaataattcgtaaaaatttcggACCTTCTATTATGGACGCGAACAACGAGTACAGACTTATATCGTGGTTAGCTCAACAAGAAGATCATTACAAAATAACTTTGTATCAATGCGATAGCACTTTTACTCTCTGGACTCAACGTTGCGTTCGACAAGCAGACTGTATATTAATCGTAGGCCTTGGTAAAAACCCTCCCAGCGTTTGTAGG ATCgagaaagaaatcgaaaaactaGCCATAAGAACCCAAAAGGAACTGGTGCTGTTGCATCATGAAGGAGCTAATCTACCAAATAATACGGTAACTTGGTTGAATATGCGATCGTGGGTATCTTCGCACCATCATATCCAGTGCAATAAACGAGTTTTCACTACCAAATCGCAGTACAGAATT AACGAATTATACAGCAAAGTTCTAATGTCCGAACCGAACATTCATTCTGATTTTTCTCGACTCGCGAGATGGTTAACCGGTACATCTGTGGGATTAGTTCTCGGTGGAGGAGGTGCCAGAGGTGCTGCTCATGTCGGTATGATTAAATCAATCCAA GAAGCTGGAATACCTATCGATATGGTTGGCGGTGTCAGCATCGGTGCGTTTATGGGCGGTTTATGGTGTATGGAAAGAAATATAACGACAGTCACACAAAAAGCCAGGCAGTGGGCATTT AAAATGACTCATTGGTGGAGGCAGTTATTGGATTTGACGTATCCGGTAACTTCCATGTTCACTGGACGTGATTTTAATGCCACCATCAAGGCTACTTTTAACGATACTCAAATCGAAGACTTATGGTTACCATATTTTACAATTACCACCGATATATCGGCCAGTGAAATGCGTATTCATACACACG CTGATATAATGCGAAGTCAAGGTGCCAAATTTATCTTAGCTATCGACGTCGGATCTCAAGACGATGCAGATTTCACCAATTATGGAGATTCGTTATCTGGATGGTGGTTATTGTGGAAAAGATATAATCCGTTCGCATCTCCGATCAAAGTTCCTAATCTACCCGATATACAGTCTAGATTAGCTTATGTTTCTTGTGTTCGTCAGTTAGAA GAAGTTAAAACTAGTAATTATTGCGAATATATTAGACCACCGATTGATAAATACAGAACATTGCAGTTCAGTAGTTTTGACGAAATCAGG GAAGTAGGATATAATCACGGTAAAACATACTTCGCTGGTCTAATGAAAGCTGGCGGTCTGCCATTCGCTTCCAAAGCAACAGAAGCAACTAGTAAAAGCAATTTTAATAATATAATTGGTTCGAGTAAATCGCAACCATCGGCATCAGCTTTAAACTACACGTTCACCGATTTAGCTCAAATGGTTTGTAAAGTGCCCAGAGAAATGTACGTAGAAG AATCGTCATCGTCCGATGATTACGAAGCTGATGAAGAAGATACGCACGAAGTCGGTTACGTCTCCGAGCCTTCAGCGAGTATCTTGAGC AACGTAAACGTTCTACGACATCGACACACTGGTTCGTTATCGTTATCTGAGAACGAATTAGAATTAGAATCAGAAAGCGAAGGATCAATTTTACATCAAGACAcaacattttcataa
- the sws gene encoding neuropathy target esterase sws isoform X1, with translation MESIKKFYSNLNLVTSQLLRNWTKKFTLPYYQNAVLLTIPVILVIFIVAVYVIRRWRSKNYIQIGGKGLMSGMMYATKPRFRKRDKVMFYGRKMLRKVKSISGQVRGGQGKKRKLMLKFAHKLLRMKRDAMPQRLKVEPPVEYLQEDLTRLDEQRVPPDAFYMLQSIRVFGHFEKPVFLKLCKHIEIMNVPAGSYLFKIGDPDENVFIVQNGKINVFVTNQEGLSISLKIVKTGDSLTSLLSFADVLTGHPKPYKTVCARALEDSTVVKLPVSGFQEVFEEYPELLIRVMQVILVRLQRVTLTALHQYLGLSTELVNPSYHKKKISLFSTSPTKHRSRECFANSDNSQSSSYHEMLAENNIESSLTYQPTTTLPPDFLGLPNLLSNTGTHKQHRRSKSGIEVRHQPDLTNDIDMSASQHHDVQPTRKKTVTGETPIDETTLIQTAVDAFVKELGLEDDSLLSGKVEIREIPAGTYLMQEESHKDVALIYLMSGTLSVYQKKMDDNEEEIHLYTVYPGEIFGGLAVLTGEQSFFTIKTKHFSRIALISKTTIYGILRERPPVVLHLADTVVRRMSPFVRQVDFALDWVFIESGRALYRQDEESDSTYIVLSGRLRSVITHSDGRKELVGEYGKGDLIGIVEMVTQTRRSTTIMAVRDSELAKLPEGLFNGMKLRFPIVVTRLINLLGHRILGSWKKPSLSPSMEINNVQSNFSTIAIVPITDDVPLTSFTYELYHSLSAIGSTLRLTSEIIRKNFGPSIMDANNEYRLISWLAQQEDHYKITLYQCDSTFTLWTQRCVRQADCILIVGLGKNPPSVCRIEKEIEKLAIRTQKELVLLHHEGANLPNNTVTWLNMRSWVSSHHHIQCNKRVFTTKSQYRINELYSKVLMSEPNIHSDFSRLARWLTGTSVGLVLGGGGARGAAHVGMIKSIQEAGIPIDMVGGVSIGAFMGGLWCMERNITTVTQKARQWAFKMTHWWRQLLDLTYPVTSMFTGRDFNATIKATFNDTQIEDLWLPYFTITTDISASEMRIHTHGSLWRYIRASMSLSGYMPPLCDPIDGHLLLDGGYVNNLPADIMRSQGAKFILAIDVGSQDDADFTNYGDSLSGWWLLWKRYNPFASPIKVPNLPDIQSRLAYVSCVRQLEEVKTSNYCEYIRPPIDKYRTLQFSSFDEIREVGYNHGKTYFAGLMKAGGLPFASKATEATSKSNFNNIIGSSKSQPSASALNYTFTDLAQMVCKVPREMYVEESSSSDDYEADEEDTHEVGYVSEPSASILSNVNVLRHRHTGSLSLSENELELESESEGSILHQDTTFS, from the exons ATGGAGTCCATCAAGAAGTTCTACTCTAATCTGAACCTCGTTACTTCGCAACTATTACGgaattggacaaaaaaattcaccctGCCTTATTATCAG AACGCTGTGTTGTTGACTATTCCtgtaattttggtcattttcattgTCGCTGTTTACGTTATTCGCAGATGGAGATCGAAAA ATTACATTCAAATCGGAGGAAAAGGTTTAATGTCTGGCATGATGTACGCTACGAAGCCAAGATTTCGTAAACGAGATAAAGTCATGTTCTACGGACGTAAAATGCTACGAAAG GTAAAATCCATATCAGGACAAGTACGCGGAGGACAGGGTAAAAAACGTAAATTGATGTTGAAATTCGCGCACAAATTGCTCAGAATGAAAAGAGATGCTATGCCTCAAAGATTAAAG GTCGAACCTCCTGTTGAATATTTACAAGAAGATCTCACCAGATTAGACGAACAACGTGTTCCTCCTGATGCGTTTTATATGTTGCAAAGTATCAG AGTTTTCGGTCATTTCGAGAAACcggtgtttttaaaattatgtaaacaTATCGAAATTATGAATGTACCAGCTGGATcgtatttattcaaaattg GTGATCCCGATGAAAATGTATTTATCGtacaaaatggcaaaattaaCGTATTCGTGACCAATCAAGAAGGCTTATCGAtatctttgaaaattgtcaaaaccgGTGATTCGTTAACCTCGTTGTTGAGTTTTGCTGATGTTCTCACC GGTCATCCCAAACCGTACAAAACCGTATGTGCTCGAGCTTTAGAAGATTCAACTGTTGTCAAATTACCCGTATCAGGTTTCCAAGAAGTGTTCGAAGAATACCCCGAATTACTAATTAGAGTAATGCAGGTTATTTTAGTTCGTTTACAACGAGTCACGTTGACAGCTCTGCACCAGTATCTAGGTTTATCTACCGAATTAGTGAATCCT AGTTACCATAAAAAGAAAATCAGTTTATTTTCTACTTCTCCTACTAAACACAGATCTCGAGAATGTTTTGCCAACAGCGATAATTCTCAATCTTCCA GTTATCACGAAATGTTAGCGGAAAACAATATTGAGAGTAGTTTGACGTATCAGCCAACTACTACATTACCTCCTGATTTTCTCGGGCTTCCGAACTTGCTCTCTAATACCGGTACCCATAAACAACATCGTCGTTCTAAATCTGGCATAGAAGTACGTCATCAACCAGATCTGACCAATGATATTGATATGTCAGCTTCTCAG caCCACGACGTGCAACCTACTCGTAAAAAAACCGTCACCGGCGAGACTCCTATTGACGAAACGACTCTAATTCAAACAGCTGTGGATGCATTTGTTAAAGAACTAGGACTTGAAGATGACTCACTGCTCTCCGGCAAAGTAGAAATACGCGAAATACCCGCCGGAACTTATTTAATGCAGGAAGAATCTCATAAA GACGTAGCGTTAATTTACCTGATGTCCGGCACGCTGTCAGTTTATCAAAAGAAAATGGACGATAACGAAGAAGAAATTCACCTTTATACGGTCTATCCCGGAGAGATTTTCGGAGGATTGGCAGTGCTGACCGGCGAACAGAGCTTTTTCACCATTAAAACAAAGCATTTCTCCCGGATCGCGTTGATCTCTAAAACTACCATTTATGG TATTTTAAGGGAAAGACCTCCGGTAGTTCTGCATTTAGCTGACACAGTTGTTAGACGTATGTCGCCGTTCGTACGTCAAGTGGATTTCGCTTTAGATTGGGTATTTATCGAAAGTGGACGAGCACTGTACAGACAAGACGAAGAATCAGACAGCACGTACATTGTTCTCAGTGGACGTCTGCGATCCGTTATTACGCATTCGGATGGTCGAAAAGAACTAGTTGGAGAATATGGCAAAGGAGACTTGATCGGAATT GTTGAAATGGTTACTCAAACGAGACGAAGTACCACCATTATGGCGGTTCGTGATTCCGAATTGGCTAAATTACCCGAAGGATTATTCAACGGCATGAAATTAAGGTTTCCTATCGTCGTTACCAGGCTGATTAATTTATTAGGACATCGGATTttag GATCGTGGAAGAAACCTTCGTTAAGTCCAAGTATGGAAATAAACAATGTCCAGAGTAACTTTTCTACGATAGCGATTGTACCAATCACTGACGATGTACCGCTTACTTCGTTCACTTACGAGCTGTATCATTCCTTATCAGCGATCg GTTCTACTCTTCGTTTAACTTCGGAaataattcgtaaaaatttcggACCTTCTATTATGGACGCGAACAACGAGTACAGACTTATATCGTGGTTAGCTCAACAAGAAGATCATTACAAAATAACTTTGTATCAATGCGATAGCACTTTTACTCTCTGGACTCAACGTTGCGTTCGACAAGCAGACTGTATATTAATCGTAGGCCTTGGTAAAAACCCTCCCAGCGTTTGTAGG ATCgagaaagaaatcgaaaaactaGCCATAAGAACCCAAAAGGAACTGGTGCTGTTGCATCATGAAGGAGCTAATCTACCAAATAATACGGTAACTTGGTTGAATATGCGATCGTGGGTATCTTCGCACCATCATATCCAGTGCAATAAACGAGTTTTCACTACCAAATCGCAGTACAGAATT AACGAATTATACAGCAAAGTTCTAATGTCCGAACCGAACATTCATTCTGATTTTTCTCGACTCGCGAGATGGTTAACCGGTACATCTGTGGGATTAGTTCTCGGTGGAGGAGGTGCCAGAGGTGCTGCTCATGTCGGTATGATTAAATCAATCCAA GAAGCTGGAATACCTATCGATATGGTTGGCGGTGTCAGCATCGGTGCGTTTATGGGCGGTTTATGGTGTATGGAAAGAAATATAACGACAGTCACACAAAAAGCCAGGCAGTGGGCATTT AAAATGACTCATTGGTGGAGGCAGTTATTGGATTTGACGTATCCGGTAACTTCCATGTTCACTGGACGTGATTTTAATGCCACCATCAAGGCTACTTTTAACGATACTCAAATCGAAGACTTATGGTTACCATATTTTACAATTACCACCGATATATCGGCCAGTGAAATGCGTATTCATACACACG GATCATTGTGGCGATATATTCGCGCATCGATGTCGTTATCCGGCTATATGCCCCCTTTGTGTGACCCGATTGATGGGCATCTTCTGTTGGACGGAGGCTATGTTAATAATCTACCAG CTGATATAATGCGAAGTCAAGGTGCCAAATTTATCTTAGCTATCGACGTCGGATCTCAAGACGATGCAGATTTCACCAATTATGGAGATTCGTTATCTGGATGGTGGTTATTGTGGAAAAGATATAATCCGTTCGCATCTCCGATCAAAGTTCCTAATCTACCCGATATACAGTCTAGATTAGCTTATGTTTCTTGTGTTCGTCAGTTAGAA GAAGTTAAAACTAGTAATTATTGCGAATATATTAGACCACCGATTGATAAATACAGAACATTGCAGTTCAGTAGTTTTGACGAAATCAGG GAAGTAGGATATAATCACGGTAAAACATACTTCGCTGGTCTAATGAAAGCTGGCGGTCTGCCATTCGCTTCCAAAGCAACAGAAGCAACTAGTAAAAGCAATTTTAATAATATAATTGGTTCGAGTAAATCGCAACCATCGGCATCAGCTTTAAACTACACGTTCACCGATTTAGCTCAAATGGTTTGTAAAGTGCCCAGAGAAATGTACGTAGAAG AATCGTCATCGTCCGATGATTACGAAGCTGATGAAGAAGATACGCACGAAGTCGGTTACGTCTCCGAGCCTTCAGCGAGTATCTTGAGC AACGTAAACGTTCTACGACATCGACACACTGGTTCGTTATCGTTATCTGAGAACGAATTAGAATTAGAATCAGAAAGCGAAGGATCAATTTTACATCAAGACAcaacattttcataa